Genomic window (Granulicella arctica):
CACGCTGCGGGACAACTCGATCGTTACGGTTGATCTGAAGACTCGCAAGGTCGTTGATTCCTTCACGTTGAACACACCGTCTGAGGGCAATCGGTTGAGTGGCTTTGCGATTGATCCAACAGGCAAGTTTATCTACTCGATCATGACGACGGTTTCGAAGAAGATCGACCACTATGAGATCAGCGAACCCAAGTTCATCGCGATTGATATCGAGCAGAAGAAGATTGTACGGAGCGGCGACTTTCCCAAGGATGAGGTGCCGGGTGCGCGCTCGCTGCTGAGGGTATCGCCTGATGGCAAATCGCTGTATGTCTTCCGTCAGGAGATCCTTGTGATCAACACGGCGGACTTCAAACTCGAAAAGAAGATCGAACTATCGAACCCTGTGGCGCCGCCAGGAATGGATAGTCTTTCGCTCAACGTACTCGATGATCCGAACGAGCCTCCTGGCAAACTGATGAGCATCTTTAATGCCTCCGATCCGTATGTGCATCGCAAGATCTTCGGTATCGCCGAGATTGATCTTTCGAAGCAGACCTTCGAGTTGACGCCGATTGGTCCGGCAGCGACCAGCATACAACCGTTGATGCTGACGCCCGACCGCAAGCTTGGCTACACGGTTGCGGTGAATGGAGACCATGGAGACCGGGTAACAGAGTTCTGGGTCTTCGATATGGCGACCAAAAAACTGATCAACAAGAAGGAGTTTCTAGGGCGGACTCGGTTGAACTTCGGAATCACGGCGGACGGCAAAAAGCTGCTGATCTATAACGCCGGTTATGAGATCGAAGTGTATGACGCCAAGACACTGGCACTCGATAAGACGATCAATCTTGAAGGCGATACGACTTCGAATCTAATCGTGGCCCCGCTGAACTAGAAGACGCAGCACCCTGGGGCGCGCTGAGAGTTTGGCGCGTCCCGCAATCTCCATCCCGGAAGACGCATGAAGCAGGACAGAGCCCGCAGCCCAATACCGTTCCGTCAGTACCGCCGGGCATTTACGTTTGTAGCTCCGTACTGGCGGGGACTGCTGGCGGTGCTGACGCTGGGCCTTTTCTCGACGCTGGTCGGCCTGGCGCAGCCGTACATCTCACGACTGCTGATCGACGATGCGCTGGTGCGGCACAATCTGCATGAACTGTGGAAGATCGCGCTTGCGATGATCGTGATTACGATCGTCGGCCTGGGTGTGAATGCGTGCTCAACCTATTGCTACACGCGATTGTCTGCTGAGAGCCTGTTCCAGATGCGGCTGGCCGTCTTCCAGCACCTGCAGAAGCTATCACCGCGCTACTTCGCTCGCACCAAGCTGGGCGATATCGTCTCCAGGATCAACAACGATATCGGCGAGGTGCAGCGGGTGTGCTCCGACACGCTGCTTTCCATCTTCTCGAACGTACTTTTCCTGGTGGGCAGTGTCGCCATCATGATCTGGTTGAATCCGCGGCTCACGCTGGCGAGTATCATTCTGCTGCCGGTAAGCATCTTGACGCTACGCTACTATCAACGTCGATTGATGTTCCAGACCGCGGAGCTACGGCAGCGGAGCGCAAACTTAGGGAGCTTTCTGATTGAGAGCATTATGGGGCTCCGGCTGATTGTGACGTCGACAGCGGAGCAGAGGGAAACGGAGCGCTTCAGCTGGCACAATACGCAGTTCGTACGGTCGCTGATGTCGATGCAGATGACGTCGTTTCTGGCGAGTGCGCTACCGGGAACCGTGCTCACACTCTCGACAGCGACGGTGTTCCTCTATGGTGGGCGGCTGGTGATCGAAAATCGGCTTACGCTAGGAGCGTTCGTAGCCTTTATGGCCTACCACGTGAAGCTGCTTTCGCCGGTGCAGAACCTGTTGGGGATTTACACAAGCCTGCTGACCGGTGGAGTATCGCTGGCGCGGGTCTTCGAGGTGCTGGATGCGCCGGTGGAGGTGGCAGAACCGAAGGGTGCCGCGCCGCTTTCGCCGTTTGCCGATGAGATTCGGTTCGACCATGTCGCCTTCCAGTTCTCCCCCGATGTGCCGGTACTGCAGGACATCTCGCTGACGCTTCGCAAGGGAACGTTCTATGCGCTGGCAGGGCCGAGTGGTGCGGGCAAGTCGACGATTGGCGACCTGCTGGTGCGCTTTTTCGACGTGCAGCATGGAGCAATTACGATCGACGGGCGTGACATTCGTAGCGTGACATTGCACGACCTTCGATCGATGGTGGCGGTGGTGGAGCAGACCCCGTACCTGTTTCACGCGACGATTCGGGAGAACCTTGCCTATGGGCGGCCGGGTGCGACGCTTGACGAAATTGAGCAGGCCGCGATGCAGGCAGGCATCCACCGTTTTATATGCACCCTCCCGGAGCGGTATGAGACGTTGATCGGCGAGCGCGGGGCTACGCTATCGGTGGGCGAGCGGCAGAGGATGGCACTGGCGCGGGCGCTGCTGCGAGACCCGGCGGTGCTGGTCCTCGATGAGCCGACTTCGGCGCTCGACCCAGGGTCGGAGTCGATCGTGACGGATGAACTGGCGTCTAATCTGCGCGGGCGCACGACGCTGGTGATCACGCATCGCCTCTCGCTGATCGAGGCTGCGGACCACGTGTTTGTGTTGGAAGACGGACGTATTGTGGAAGAGGGACGGCCGGCTGATTTGATGGAGCGGCGTGGACACCTGGCGCAGCAGTTTCGAGCGAGTGGGGCAGAGCGAGCCGGGATGGCGGTGCGGTGACGAGGCCCGTCCGTGTGGCTATGCTCGACAGCGGCGTGTACGCAGCGAATCCGCATATTCAGCGTCCTGTTCAGGGTGGGGTTACGATCCTGCCGGAGGGCGAACAGGCTGGCTTTGAGGACAGGCTGGGACACGGGACTGCCGTGTGTGCGGTGCTCCAGGAGCTGGCGCCGGCAGCCGACCTGTTTGCGGTGAAGATCTTCGATGCGCGGCTGGCAACGAGTCTGCCGGTTGTGCTGCGCGCAATCGACTGGTGTGTCCATCACGAGATGGACATCATTAACCTGAGCCTGGGGACCACGAACGATGCGCATCGGGCTCTGTTCATGGCGGCGATCGAGCGGGTGTGTGCACGGGGTTCCGTGGTGGTGTCGGCTTTTTCGATGAACGGCGCACTGATGCTGCCGGGGTCGCTGCAGCGGGTGGTGGGCGTTGTGGAGGATGCCGCGTGTGCGCGGGATTCGTACAGCGTGGTGGCGGATGCTGAGGGGAGCGTTCACTTTGCTGCGTGTCCGTTCCCACTCGACATTGCCGGGGTGCCGCGCGAGCGGAACTTGCGAGGTGTCAGCTTTGCGGTGGCGCACGTGTCCGCGCAGATCGCGCGGATGTGGCCTGAGGTACAGTCGCCGGTGGACTGGGTGGATCAGCTTCGCGCTAGGCGGGAAGCGGGAGCAGGTCGCGATCCATCAGCCTGAAACGGGGTGGGGGCAGGCTGGCTAGTTCCGTCTGCAACTGCTGGATGCCCAGCTCGAGGAGACGTGTTTCGGAGTGCCAGAACTCGCCGGTGCCCCCGGTGGCGTAGAAGGGCAGGCAGGTCTGCAGGTGGCGAAGGAAGCCCTGTTTGAGACGGGTGGTGTAGTGCTCTGCGAGTTGATCGGGGTTGAAGCCCTGGTGGGCTGCGCGAATGCAGGCTGCGGCGAGGAAGGCCTCGCGTACGGCGTTGCCCGCGCCCTCGCCGCAGAGTGGATCGAAGCCCATCGCGGCGGTGCCGCAGGCGATGGTGCCGGGTGAGGCCAGGCTCCGGGCAAGACGTGGGGCAACGGGAATGGGCGGCGAGACCGAGAGGGCTCGGACGATCAGTGGAGCGATGAGGCGGCTGGTTCCGAGGAGCTGCTCGACGGTGTCGCCGACTGCGATGAGTGCGGCCCTGCCCTGACCGAGTGGCAGCAGGAAGAGCCAGCCGCCGTCGACGGACTCGACCCAGCAGGCCTCGGGGATGACGCTGCTGCTCAGCTCGACCTGGGCGATCCGGCCGATGCGAGTGCCGAAGCTCTGCTCGGGTAGTGGCGCCGACGAGGTGCGGGAGGAGCGAAGGTGCCAGTGAGAATGCGCGGTGCCAGCGGGTGATCGAGGGTCGGGGACACGGTTCCAGAGGCAGTCGAGCAGCTCTGCCTCGGGAGCTACGATGCCTTGATGGGGCAGGTCGATGGGAACGGCGGCGCTGCCCCAAAGGACGATTCGGCGGGTGATGCGGGGGAGGCCGTCGAAGAGGTTGGGGGCAGATGAGTCGAGCGGAGGGAACAGCTCCTGGAGGAGATGCCGGGTCTGCTGGCCGAGGAGAATGGCGGGGAGACGGGGGCCGGGGCGGGGTTGGCGAGTGAAGGGGACGCTGGCATCGCTGAGGAGCCGGGCGACGCAGGCTGAGGCGATCCCGTCGCCCTCGACGGTAACGCTGGGGTCCGGGATTTGAAGTGCTTTGCTAGCTTCCACGTGTCTGGTTGTGCCTTGTTGGTGGGCTCAGGTTGCCTGCTGGGCGGACTTGTCTTCCTCCAGACCTGGACTCAATTATTTTTTCCCAATAAGTCCAAAGTGTTCAAACGAAGGGACTTAGGTCCAAAGTAGTCCAAAAGTCGCTGAAAATGGTCTAACGCCTTCAAACTAAAGCGGTTATCCAGCCCTGTGCAGGGCGGCCAAAATGAGCCCTGTTGATTTTCCAGTTAACCTTTGTCGGTGAGTGTAGCAGGCACCATGCTGGGGCCGAAGTAATGCGGAGCGAGAGGTTCTCGCTCCGCATGGGTGAAGGTTGGGTTTGGGGTTAGAAGGAGACGCGGCCGGTGAGCAGGAGGGCTCGTGGACCGGCGTTTGCCTGCTGGCCGGCGGCCTGACCTTGGACGGTGGTGCTGATGCCGTAGCTGCTCGGCACGTTGATGTCGAGGGCGGTGGTCTCGTAGTTGTGATGGTTGAAGAGGTTCTGGACCTGGACACCCATATCGACCCGGATGCGCTCGGTGAAGGTGATGCCTTTGAGGAGTGAGGTGGAGAAGCTGTCGGTCCCAGGGCCGACGACGCTGCCGACGGCTGCATTACCCTGGCGACCGATGTTGTTGGCTGGGGAGGTGAAAGCGGCGGGGTTGAGGGTGTGACGTGCTCCGCCGCCGGAGAGGTAAGGCGAGACCCCAGCGACGACATCCGGCCGGGTGGCAGCAGCATAGCCGAGGGCTATGAGGCCGGTGCCGGTTGGATCGGAGCCGGAGTTGATGGGCGTCATGAACGGACCGGTCTGGTGGAGGTAGAAGCCGGAGAACTGCCAGTTGCCGATGACCTTATCGATGGCGGAGTTGAGGTTGCCGAGGTAGGCGCGGTTGTGGCCGAAGGGCAGGTCGTAGACGCCTGAGCCGAGGAAGCGCTGGCGGTGCGTGAACTCGACGTTGCCGTAGTCGACCAGCGGGTGGTAGTAGTCACTTGGCAGTGCACCGCTTTCGCCAACTTCTGCGGTGGGAGCCAGGCCGCCCTCGTCGGAGAGATTGCGGGCGAAGGTGTAGCTGCCCTGGAACTGGAGGCCGTGTGTCATACGGTGGGTGGCTTCGACGCTTAGGGCGTTGTAGTTGCTGACGGCGAGGTTCTCGTTGGCCTGAATCTCACCAAGGGCGGGGTAGGGAAAGGAGGATTGCGCGGGGGCGGTCTGGCCGGCGGGCAGAGTGCCGTAGGGGACCTGATTGATGTTGGCCTGCTCGACGAGGTCCTGACCGTGGCTGCCGGAGTAGCTGACGCGGAGGCCGGTCTGATAGCCGAGATCCTGCTCGACGGTCAGGTTCCATTGCTGGACGGTGGGGTCTTTGTAGTGGGGAGCGACGCCGTAGTCGAAGTCCAATGCGCCGGCTGCTCCAGGAGCAGTAGCAAAGGGCGTGGGGAACTTGAGTTGTGGTACACCGGCGGAGGCGTACGTGTTGCTATAGATATTTACAGTGGAGGCACTGACGGCCCAGCCACCGACGACGCTGCCGCCGAGGGCGGTGGCGATGAAGCGGCCAAGGCCGCCGCGGATGACGGTTTTGTCATTGCCGAGTGGCCGCCATGCGAAGCCGAAGCGGGGTGCGAAGTCATTCTTCGAGACGGAGACCAGGCCATCGCTGATACCAGCCTGGGCGGCGGTGAGGAGCGGCAGAGGAGCGATCTGCTTGATGAAGGCTGGAAGGACGTTGTTGGCGAGGGCGTAGGTTCCGGGAACAACGACAGCGCCGTGGACGGTGGTGCCGTTGATGTTGCTGTAGTAGTCCGGCAGGAAGTTGGCACTATTCTGGAACTTATCCGTGAGGACCGGATGGTACTCGTAGCGGAGGCCGAAGTTGAGGGTGAGATTGTTGGTGAGCTTCCAGTCGTCCTGCAGGTAGACAGCGTATGCGTTGCCGCGACCGTTGAGGTCGGGGGCGAGAACATCCGACAGGGTGGTGCTGTCGGGGATGCCTTGGAGGAAGCTGGCGAAGGGCTTGGCGATGACCTTGCCGGGAGCGCTGGAGCCGGTAAAGCTGTATTGGCCAAGCCGTGAACTGCCGAAGACGTTGCTGGCATGGGCGTAGAGACGGCGGAAGTCGCCACCGCCCTTGAGCGTGTGGCGGCCCCTGGTCCAAGTGAGGTTATCGATGAACTGATAGGTATTGCTGCTGCTGACGGCGGAGCTGCCGGTGACCGTCGTGAAGCCGGTGATGGCGATGCGTGGGAGGGCAGCGATGGAGGGATCGAGCAGGTCGGTAATGCCCTGAATACCTAGAGTGGAGATGACGGAGGAGTTGGAGTTGAAGCTGCTGGACTGGATGAACTTGCTGAGCCCGGCGCGGAACTCATTGAAGAGTGTGGGCGTGATGCCGTAGTTATAGGAGCCGGTGAGATTGATGTTCTTGGAGGGAATGCTCTGGATGCCGGTGAGCAGGCCAAGGGCCGTGGCGGTGGAGCGCTGCTTGAAGCCGTAGCGCACGAAGGCCGATTGCTTGGGGGTGAAGATGTGGTCGATGCGACCGTCGCCCTGGTCTGAGCCGATGGAGGTGTTGAAGTTCTGAATGTAGTTGTTGGTAATAGCTCCTGCCGCCCCAGCGTTGGGCAGCGGATAGTAGCGAGCGAGCATGGCAGCGGAGGTGGCGTTGATCTGGCCGGTTGGAATGATGTTGTTGGCGAATGCGACGCCGGCGGGGTTGAAGATCTTCGTGGGATAGACGGAGAGATCGCCGCCACGCATGGCCGCGGTGGGTACGCTGTTCGTAACGGTGGAGGTCTGTGGAAGGCGCAGGCCCTCGTAGCTGAGGAAGTAGAAGGTCTTATCGCGTCCGTTATAGAGGAAGGGCGCAATGACGGGTCCACTGTAGAACAGGCCGAAGTTATTGAGAACGAGGTTCGGCTTCTTGGCACCGAAGGGCAGGTTGGAGTTGAAGCCCTTGGTTGCGTAGTTATCGAAGAGGCCGCCGTGGCCGCGGTTGGTGCCGCCCTTGGAGACGGTGGTGATGTCGGCGATGCCGCCGAACTCGGCTGCGTTGGCGTTCTGGCTGACGCGAATCTCTTCGATGGTGTTGAAGGAGGGGAAGAGCTCTGAGTTGGCGCCGCTGGTGCGGACGTTCATGGTGCTGATGCCGTCGACGGTGATGGAGAGGAGGCTGGGCTTCTGACCGGCAACGGAGATCTGACCGCTCTCATCGGACTGGACGCCGGCCTGTGTCTGCAGGGTGGCGTAGGGGCTGGTGGAGCCGCTGGCGCGGGAGCTGATGGCGATGGGCAGGTTATTCAACTCGATGCCGGAGCGGGTCTCGGTAAGGTTGGATGTATCAGTGTTGATGACGGCTGCTGCGGTCTGGACCTCGATGGTCTGGTTCTCGGCACCGAGTGCCATGGTGGCATCGACGCGCTGGGTCTCTCGAGACTGGAGGACGAGGCCGGGAAACTGAGTCTGGCGGAAGCCCTTGAAGGTCACTTCGATGCGATAGGTTCCGGGGCCTACGTTCTGGAAGGTGTATTGGCCTTCGTTGTTGGAGACCTCTTCGTGGACGGTTGCGGTCTCCGTGTTGATGAGCTTGATGGTGGCGCCAATAATGATGGCTCCCTGCGGATCTTTAACGGTACCGACGAAGACGCCGTAGGTGGACTGGGCAAGCAGAGAGGACGTCAGCAGGAGTAGACAGAGGCACAGGGTGGAGGAGAGCAGCGTGCGAAGAGACTGGCGGAGGCGGGGTGATATCGAATCATGAAAACGTTGCGTCATCAAAACCTCTCTCGATCAATTGGTGCAATTGGATAGAAACGAAGCTGCCGATATCGAGTGCGCGTCTGCTGCGGAACGAAGTGCTGGATGAAGCAATACTGTTGGGAACAGTGGGGCCGTTGCAGCGCTGGGGCGTTGCATGAGCGCGCTGAAAAGTGCTGTTCAGAGCGACACGTCTGCTGCGAGGTTTCACTGAATGAGTGCGTTACTCAGTGGTCTCTGTGCTGTTAAATTTCGTGGTGATGGTGAAACAATAGCGCGGATGTTTCAGTGAGTCAAACGAAATACGCGATAGATGGATTTCATTTTGACTTCAACATCGTGGGTAGATGCGGGATGGCTGGGGTGCAATCGTGTGTTCGATGGCCGACGAGGACGAAGCGACGTTGCAGACCACGGACATCGGACAAGATCGTGCTAAGCGAGGGCCTACCTCTTGCCTCAGATCGTCAAGCACTACTCTCTATAGATGTCAGAACTCAGACCTCGAGTGAGCGGAGTAGGGCTGGACTTATGGACCCGTTGCGCTCACTACAATAAGCCGATCGACATCATTGCAATTAAGATGAAGTGTTGCTCTACCTACTACGCATGCAAGGACTGCCACGATGCGCTTGCTGATCATGCAATCGAGGTCTGGCCGCGTGACGAGTGGGGTTGTGCAGCGGTGCTTTGTGGAGCATGCGGGATTGAATTGACGGTCAGGCAGTACCTTGACTGCGGTAACCAGTGCCCGAGATGCGAAGCTCAGTTCAATCCTGGTTGCCGCAATCACCACAATTTCTACTTTGCGACGATCTGAAGGCCTATGGGCGTAGCGACCACACCACTTATAGTGGTTATCGTTCAGGCGAGCCTTAGGAACTTCATTGCGGCTGAGTTCATGCAGCAGCGAAGGCCGGATCTCGCCTGTCTGGATCTCAGCGATGCCGCCAATGAGGGTACGTTTCCGGATCCCCAGATCGGAGCCGTTTGCTGACAGTTGGAACTATCTCTACCATTTTGGCATCGAGATTGATACGGCTCTGCCGGCTCCGCGCTCCGCGATCCAGATTGTGTCGCCTGCAGGTTCAACTGCCGTCGGCGACTTGAGTCCTTCCTTGAGGACCATGACGCTGGCCTTGTCGCCCGTAATCGTGAGTGCGGTGACTCTGCCGCTGCCACCCTCTGCCATAATGATCTTGCCGTTTGCGGCTCGCATACCGTCTGGCGACTTTACGGGCTGGTCCATCCAGATGTCGACAGGCTGACCTGGTTTCCCCGCAGCATCTACGGGAATGCGGTAGAGCTTGTTGAAGACTACGTTGTTCACGTAGAGCACACCATCGAGGAACGTGATGCCGTCAATTCCATTCAGCACTCGATGCTCTATAAAAAGTTCCGCGTTGGAACCTCCGGCCGGTAGCCTGAAGATTTTGCCATTGGCAGTGTCTGTTATGTAAAGCGCCTTGTCCGGGCCGAGGGCGAAATCATTGCACGTACTATTTTCATCGGGCAGGTTCCAGCGAAGCTTCTGAACCCCTGTGGAGAGATCAAATCCGCGCAAGGCGGTATGACGCTTCACGGGTGTTGAGCCTGGTATTGGAGTCAGCTGACAAGCCCATAGCGTGTTGGTCGTCGCATCCGCAAGCATACCGAAAAAGAAGGTCCCGGCACCTTCAGCGCTTGCATCCACAAACTTGTCGGCAGTAGTCGCCCCCGCGGCTACTTTATAGATAAATGGCGTGCTGGCGCTTCCTACAATTAGGACGCCACCTGGTGCAATGGTCAGACTTTCCGGCTGCGATTTCGCATCGGCAATAAGAATATCCGAAGCGGAAGCGGCGGTTGCGAGACTCCCCAGCACTATGACGCAGGCGGCAAGCCGAAGTGCACTCAGGTTACACATCATTGAATCTCCTTGCGTTTAGTTTCCACCCATCATACTGAATAAAGTTCAGCTGAACCGATTGCTTTGAAGAAATCAATGAGCCGCTGACGACAGGGTTTTGGCCCGCCCGGCTGGTGCCGGAGGACTCTTGAGGAATGGTACGGAGTCGCCTGAAGAAACACATTTTGAGCAGCTATCCCACCATCTTTGTGGGCGGTATAACGCAGCTCGGCAGCTATGCCTCGACACTGTAGCTTTGACATCGAACAATGGTAGCTAGAGAACTCATCTGCTCATATTGATTTGCTTCGCCTGCTGCGTCGGCCTCGGTTTATCTCCTAAAATGTCCGAGTGAGTTTGGAGCTGTCTTGCAGAAGGCCGCTCACCAGCTTCCACGTTCGCCATGCATCTGGATCACCTTCGCCAGGCGTTCGGCACCGTTGACCCAGTTAGCGATCAACGCTTTTTCGGCGGCGTCAGCGTCAGCCTTGTGGATTGCAGTGATGATCGCTTCGTGCTCGCTTACGCTGACGTGCAACTCACTCAGTATGTTGCTTGCATAGAGTCGCCAGTAGCGTTCTGTTTGAGGCTTGATGCCGTTGTGCATGAGCATCAGTCTTGGCCCGGCGCTTGCTTCAACGATCGTTCGATGAAACTCCGTATCCAGATCGAAGATGTTCTTTCCGCCAAGATCTCTGGTCTTCGCGATCCGGTGCAACGTAGTGTTGATCGCGCGGATCTTCGCTACTACGGCCGCGCGCCTTTCTTTTGGGAGTGCGACTGTCTGCCGGCCCGCGAGACCTTCCAGATGGCCGACAATGGAATACAGTTCGGCCGAGTCCTCCTGGGTTAGAGGCGCCACGATCATGCGCGACTTTGAACGGCTTTTATGCTCGATGACATAGCCTTCACGTTGCAGCCACTGCAGAGCGCCCCGTACCGGCGTTCGACTCATCCCAAGTTTATCGGTCAGGTCCGCTTCTACGATCCATGCTCCCGGCGACAACCGGCCATGTACGATCAGGTCTCTCACCTGGGTGAAGGCGGAGCTTAGGGTGGTTCCGTGTTCCGTCGTCGCACGCTTCCGCCCATGAGGCTTTGCGACTTTTTTCGCAGATTTTTTGGTGGTCATCCTTATCGCCCGTATCTACTTCCAGAGCCTGCTGCGCGCAAGGCGACAGGATCTGAAGTATATTGCGCTATTGTATTCAATCTTGTAAACTTCACGTTCAACGACGACTCCAAGGAATCAGATGAATCTGAGCAGGGTACACGTAGTTGATTCGCATACGTGCGGAGAGCCGACGCGGGTAGTCACCTCTGGCGGCCCCGACCTGGGCAAGGGAACACTGGCAGAGCGGCTCGTACGCTTCAACCTCGAGCATGATTCTTTTCGCCATAGCATCATCAATGAGCCTCGAGGCTCGGATGTTCTTGTCGGCGCACTTCTTCTTGAGCCTTGCGATCCAATGTGCGTTACGGGCGTTATCTTTTTTAATAACGTCGGCAGCCTTAACATGTGCGGCCACGGCACCATCGGTGTCATCGCCACTCTTGCCTACCTCGGACGCATCTGTCCGGGACTCCATCGTGTTGAGACACCGGCGGGTATTGTGCAGGCGCACCTGCATGCCGACCATAGCGTAACTATCGACAACGTGCCAAGCTATCGCTATCAGGCGAACGTCACCGTTGATGTGCCTGGGCATGGCAGCATCACTGGAGACATTGCGTGGGGGGGCAACTGGTTCTTCCTTGTTGGGGACCATCCATTCAGTCTGCTCCCAGCGGAGATTCCTCAGCTCACCACATTTACCTCTGCGATCCGTGAGGCACTGACACTTGCAAGCCTCACCGGAGCGGACAGCGGCGAGATCGACCACATCGAACTCTTCACCGCTTCCGACAGGCCTGGCATCGACAGCCGCAACTTTGTTCTGTGTCCCGGGGGAGCCTATGATCGGTCGCCGTGCGGTACGGGCACCAGTGCGAAGCTTGCCTGCCTTTATGCTGATGGCAAGCTGCTTCCTGGCGAGGTCTGGCGTCAGGAGAGCATCATCGGCAGTGTCTTCGTAGGCAGCATCACTGTGCGCGAAGGGCTGATCATTCCGAGCATCACTGGACAGGCTTTCGTCAATGCCGAGGCTGATCTGATCTTCGATCCAGCGGATCCGTTCTGCTATGGGATTCCGGCTTTGTGAGAACTTCTTTCGATACCATCGTCGTCGGCAGTGGGATCGTCGGTGCGGCATGCGCTGCGGCTTTCGCGCGCGATGGTCTCTCGGTGGCGCTGGTCGATCGCGCTCCCAGTGGCCTTGGAGCTACCTCTGCTGGCATGGGCCACATTGTTCTAATGGATGACTCTACGCCGCAGTTTCTACTCACCCAACTCTCCCAAGCGCTCTGGCGGACTCTTGCATCTCGTTTGCCCTCGTCGGCCGAGTATCAGACCTCCGGAACTCTCTGGGTCGCGGCAGATGATGAGGAGATGCGTGAGGTGGTCCGCAAGCAGGCACTTTATCGAAGCTATGGTGTTTCGACAGACGTGCTCGATGCTTCGCAGCTTCGGACGCTCGAACCGCATCTTCGACCGGACCTAACCGGGGCGCTCCTCGTACCGTCCGATGCCGTTGTGTATGCTCCACTTGTCGCTCGCCTACTTGCTGAAGATGCCGTGGCGCATGGCGCCCTCGTCGTGTCGGGCGATGTTGTGCGGATTGGTGAGGGCTCGGTCGACCTGCGCGGTGGTCAGCGACTCCGCTCCACCCGGATTGTCAATGCAGCAGGCGAGCGTTCCGCGGAGCTTACACCTGGAATCCCGGTGCGGCGGCGCAAGGGCCATCTTGCCATCACCGATCGCTACCCCAACTTTGTCAGCCACCAGATCGTTGAGCTTGGCTACCTGAAGAGCGCGCATTCAATCGGGGAAGATTCGGTAGCCTTCAACGTTCAGCCGCGAATGACCGGGCAGGTCCTTATCGGTTCCTCTCGTCAGTACGACGCCACCAGCCCTGAGATTGAACACTCGATGCTGGCTCGCATGCTTACCCGCGCCGTTGCTTACATGCCAGATCTCGCAGATGTTTCGATACTCCGCACATGGACCGGCTTCCGTGCAGCTACCCCGGACAAGCTTCCGCTGATCGGCCCATGGCCTGAGGACGATACCGTCTTCCTTGCCACGGGGCACGAGGGCCTTGGCATCACCACATCGCTAGCTACTGCCTCTCTGCTCTCGGATTGCTTCGCAGGCAGGGCGACGGCTATTCCGCTGGAACCGTATCTGCCCGCACGGGTCCTCTCGGAGGTGTCCCATGCCTGAGACGATCAGACTCATCCTGAATCAACGGTATGTTCAGGTTCCCGAGGGAGCTACTGTTGCGGTTGCCATCCTGCTTGCGGGATCGACGTTCCGCCGATCGATCCATGGAGAGCCGCGCGGCGCTCTCTGTGGCATGGGAACATGCTTTGAGTGTCGTGCCATGGTGAATGGGCGCGCCCAGCAACGAACCTGCCAACTGCTCTGCCAACCTGGAATGATTGTGGCCACGGATGAGTAGTCTTCGGCAGATACGCTGCGACGTCCTCGTTATTGGCGCAGGTCCGGCTGGGATAGCCGCGGCGGTTCGGGCTGCTGAAGCGGGAGCGAACGTGCTGCTCGTCGATGACAATGCGCAACCCGGCGGGCAGAT
Coding sequences:
- a CDS encoding YncE family protein, with product MKAVATLLSVCALTTAVFAAGAKPVTKPVGEQLMYLATWPHTIKVIDVGKDKVVDKIELPSDIARVLVMSPDKTKIYASTLRDNSIVTVDLKTRKVVDSFTLNTPSEGNRLSGFAIDPTGKFIYSIMTTVSKKIDHYEISEPKFIAIDIEQKKIVRSGDFPKDEVPGARSLLRVSPDGKSLYVFRQEILVINTADFKLEKKIELSNPVAPPGMDSLSLNVLDDPNEPPGKLMSIFNASDPYVHRKIFGIAEIDLSKQTFELTPIGPAATSIQPLMLTPDRKLGYTVAVNGDHGDRVTEFWVFDMATKKLINKKEFLGRTRLNFGITADGKKLLIYNAGYEIEVYDAKTLALDKTINLEGDTTSNLIVAPLN
- a CDS encoding ABC transporter ATP-binding protein; amino-acid sequence: MKQDRARSPIPFRQYRRAFTFVAPYWRGLLAVLTLGLFSTLVGLAQPYISRLLIDDALVRHNLHELWKIALAMIVITIVGLGVNACSTYCYTRLSAESLFQMRLAVFQHLQKLSPRYFARTKLGDIVSRINNDIGEVQRVCSDTLLSIFSNVLFLVGSVAIMIWLNPRLTLASIILLPVSILTLRYYQRRLMFQTAELRQRSANLGSFLIESIMGLRLIVTSTAEQRETERFSWHNTQFVRSLMSMQMTSFLASALPGTVLTLSTATVFLYGGRLVIENRLTLGAFVAFMAYHVKLLSPVQNLLGIYTSLLTGGVSLARVFEVLDAPVEVAEPKGAAPLSPFADEIRFDHVAFQFSPDVPVLQDISLTLRKGTFYALAGPSGAGKSTIGDLLVRFFDVQHGAITIDGRDIRSVTLHDLRSMVAVVEQTPYLFHATIRENLAYGRPGATLDEIEQAAMQAGIHRFICTLPERYETLIGERGATLSVGERQRMALARALLRDPAVLVLDEPTSALDPGSESIVTDELASNLRGRTTLVITHRLSLIEAADHVFVLEDGRIVEEGRPADLMERRGHLAQQFRASGAERAGMAVR
- a CDS encoding S8 family serine peptidase, whose amino-acid sequence is MTRPVRVAMLDSGVYAANPHIQRPVQGGVTILPEGEQAGFEDRLGHGTAVCAVLQELAPAADLFAVKIFDARLATSLPVVLRAIDWCVHHEMDIINLSLGTTNDAHRALFMAAIERVCARGSVVVSAFSMNGALMLPGSLQRVVGVVEDAACARDSYSVVADAEGSVHFAACPFPLDIAGVPRERNLRGVSFAVAHVSAQIARMWPEVQSPVDWVDQLRARREAGAGRDPSA
- a CDS encoding NAD(P)/FAD-dependent oxidoreductase gives rise to the protein MEASKALQIPDPSVTVEGDGIASACVARLLSDASVPFTRQPRPGPRLPAILLGQQTRHLLQELFPPLDSSAPNLFDGLPRITRRIVLWGSAAVPIDLPHQGIVAPEAELLDCLWNRVPDPRSPAGTAHSHWHLRSSRTSSAPLPEQSFGTRIGRIAQVELSSSVIPEACWVESVDGGWLFLLPLGQGRAALIAVGDTVEQLLGTSRLIAPLIVRALSVSPPIPVAPRLARSLASPGTIACGTAAMGFDPLCGEGAGNAVREAFLAAACIRAAHQGFNPDQLAEHYTTRLKQGFLRHLQTCLPFYATGGTGEFWHSETRLLELGIQQLQTELASLPPPRFRLMDRDLLPLPA